AGTAAGTCCAGTGCTTTTAATCTTATAATTACCTCTTTAATTATACTAGGCGGACTCGGTTTTATAGTAATTACTGATATCATTAAAGTTATTAACCTTAAATTGAGAAAAAAACCAGCCAGATTAAAAGTTCATACAAAATTAGTTCTAATTACCAGTATTATCTTAATAATTAGTGGCACACTTATTCTCTTCTTAATTGAAAACAGGAATTTGTTATGTTCATATTCAATTAAGGAGAAGTTGATGATATCCTATTTCCAATCTATAACAGCAAGAACTGCAGGATTTAACACCATAAATATTTGTGGATTAGCGAATGCGTCTTGTCTTATACTCATGATTCTTATGTTCATAGGGGCTTCTCCATGCTCTACAGGAGGTGGAATTAAAACAAGCACACTTGGAATCGCAGTAGTAAGTTTGCGATCATTTATTCAAGGGCAACAAAGGGTAGAGATATTTGGGAGAAGTCTACCCAGGCATTCTTTAAACAAAGTATTCGGAATTATCTTTGTTTCTGCTATATTTATTACGACATGTATTGTAATATTACTACTTACAGAAAGAGCAAGTTTTATGGACATCTTGTTTGAGGAAATATCTGCTTTCGGCACAGTAGGTCTTTCAAGGGGAATAACGCCTAACTTAACTACATCAGGCAAATTAGTAATTATAATCACAATGCTTACTGGTAGGATTGGTCCTCTGGCTATGGCTCTGGCGCTTACAGGAAAGAGAAGAAAGGCTATATATGCATACCCAGAGGAAGAAGTAATTATTGGATAATTAGAGGAGAAAACAATGAAAAAATTCGCAGTAATAGGACTTGGGATGTTTGGCTATAGAGTTGCCGTTACACTTGCTGAGGGGAATGCAGAGGTGATTGCTGTTGATAAAGATCCTAGAAAGATAGAAGCTATAAAGGA
This genomic stretch from bacterium harbors:
- a CDS encoding TrkH family potassium uptake protein: MVKENLFKAIAKLGLKPVQIVALSFITIIAMGTLLLLLPQSRKPGIDLSIMNTLFTAASATCVTGLTVVNISNTFTLFGQLIILALIQIGGLGLMTMVGFFSIILRNMSLNESLVMRDALNYETLDKIGHMLVSILLITFTIEIIGSISLYLFWIGDFISIKKTIYFSVFHAVSAFCNAGFSLFQNSFANYSKSSAFNLIITSLIILGGLGFIVITDIIKVINLKLRKKPARLKVHTKLVLITSIILIISGTLILFLIENRNLLCSYSIKEKLMISYFQSITARTAGFNTINICGLANASCLILMILMFIGASPCSTGGGIKTSTLGIAVVSLRSFIQGQQRVEIFGRSLPRHSLNKVFGIIFVSAIFITTCIVILLLTERASFMDILFEEISAFGTVGLSRGITPNLTTSGKLVIIITMLTGRIGPLAMALALTGKRRKAIYAYPEEEVIIG